Proteins encoded by one window of Esox lucius isolate fEsoLuc1 chromosome 4, fEsoLuc1.pri, whole genome shotgun sequence:
- the LOC109615708 gene encoding uncharacterized protein LOC109615708, which yields MFPGACLVRRPSKQQHDGRVEHECQQDHTGRWAHAVAPHLHNSSTVCNLVNLSLWPLVIHWRTHGRWALGEGLCEVMVSAKQLTSSASFHYVCFISFSIYLTVVCGCGGLVNSKVFLVLEVLFPLLPVGLKELTEWILASRVEHLDTFNHTCFSYINDKVIRVLTLVKIAVFLPLNVYFYAHVLHTIVRSALEMHRSQAVNRKLAKVFSAICLITLLAHLPGGVFTLMNEPTVCQEMVKEFLLDLPLISSPIVLLCMNKELRTPCLTLLKHKAGSHSEKDKSGSETDEQHKSMTTGETFITSGCNM from the exons ATGTTCCCTGGCGCCTGCCTAGTCCGTCGGCCTTCAAAGCAGCAGCATGACGGCAGGGTGGAACATGAATGTCAGCAGGACCACACCGGGAGGTGGGCGCACGCTGTCGCCCCGCATTTACATAACA GCAGTACAGTGTGCAACCTGGTGAACCTGAGTCTGTGGCCTCTGGTGATCCATTGGAGGACCCACGGGCGCTGGGCCCTTGGCGAGGGTCTCTGTGAGGTCATGGTGAGCGCCAAGCAGCTGACTTCCTCAG CATCATTCCACTATGTGTGCTTCATCTCCTTCTCCATCTACCTCACGGTGGTGTGTGGCTGCGGTGGTCTGGTGAACAGCAAGGTGTTCCTGGTCCTGGAGGTGCTCTTCCCCCTGCTCCCAGTAGGGCTGAAGGAGCTGACCGAGTGGATCCTGGCGAGCAGGGTGGAACATCTGGACACCTTTAACCACACCTGCTTTTCCTACATCAACGATAAAGTCATCCGGGTTCTCACGCTGGTCAAG ATCGCTGTGTTCCTGCCTCTGAACGTGTATTTCTACGCCCATGTGCTGCACACCATTGTCAGGAGTGCCCTGGAGATGCACAGGAGCCAGGCAGTCAATAGGAAACTAGCCAAAGTTTTCAGTGCCATCTGCCTGATTACACTGCTGGCACATCTTCCTG GGGGGGTATTCACCCTGATGAACGAGCCTACAGTGTGTCAGGAGATGGTGAAGGAGTTTCTTCTAGACCTTCCTCTCATCTCCAGCCCCATTGTCCTTCTGTGTATGAATAAAGAGCTGCGGACCCCGTGCCTGACCTTATTAAAACACAAAGCTGGCTCTCACAGCGAGAAAGACAAGTCAGGTAGCGAGACAGATGAGCAACACAAGAGTATGACCACGGGGGAGACATTCATAACCAGCGGGTGTAATATGTGA